CGCGGCCAGCCCCACGCGCACCACCGCGTCGTTGACCGTGGAGATCTGGCCCGGGTAGGGATTGATCTGCACGGTGTTGGCCATGCGCAGGGTCTTGGCGCTGAGCACGGGTTCCGCGCGGACCGCGTTGGCGATGTCCTTGAGCGAGGAGTTCGGATCGTCGGCGAGCTGCTTGATGCGCATCGAGAGTTCGAGCACGGTCGGAAAGCTGAGCCGTCCGTCCTGCAGTTCCTGCTCGATCTGGGCGTTGAAGGCAGCCAGTTGCAGTGCGAAGTCGTCCATGGCCAAACCGTCCGTTGAAGAGTCGTTACGAAGTTTAACCCCCCGGATTTCGGCGTGAGCAAAGAAGATCGCGCGCCGTCGTGCGTCGCTGCACGACGGCTGCGACCACGGCACCGGTGCCGGCGTGGCCGGGCGGTCCGCCTCGGGGGCGGATTTTGGCGATGCCGGGCGACAATGCTAAGGTTCCCACCGGCCGTGAGGTGAGGCGGGCGGCGTCGAGCCGCTGGCCGCCGCGGCATCGGATTCGCCCGACTGGAAGCAGAATGAACGAAGAGGACTACATGCGTGCCGCCATCGCCCAGGCGCGCGAGGCCGGCGCCTGCGAAGAGGTGCCGGTGGGGGCGGTGGTGGTGCTGGACGGCGAGATCGTCGGCCGCGGCTTCAACCAGCCGATCAGCCGGCACGACCCGACGGCGCACGCCGAGATCATGGCCCTGCGCGATGCGGCGGCGCGCATCGGCAACTATCGCCTGCCCGGTTGCGAGCTTTACGTGACCCTCGAACCGTGCGCGATGTGCGCGGGCGCGATCATGCACGCGCGCGTGTCGAGGGTCGTGTTCGGCGCCCGCGACCCGAAGACCGGCGTGGCCGGCAGCGTGATCGACCTCTTCGGCGAGGAGAGGCTGAACCATCATGCGACGGTCACCGGCGGCGTGCTGGGCGAGGAGTGCGGCAACCTGCTGTCGAACTTCTTCGCCAGCCGCCGCCGCGGGACGTTGACCGCGTGAGGGCGCCAACCGCCATGCGCATCCGCATCGACATCGGCCGCCAGACCCTGGAGCTTTTCGGCGCGGACGGGGCGTGCATCCGCCGCTACGCCGTGTCGACCGCACTCAATGGCGCGGGAGAGATGGAAGGCAGCGGCTGTACGCCGCGCGGCCGGCATCGCATCCGGGCACGGATAGGCGGCGGGGCGCCCGCCGGGACGGTGTTCCGCGGGCGCCGGCCGACGGGGCAGTTGTGGACGCCGGCCTTTGCCGCCGAACACCCCGGCCGCGACTGGATCTTGAGCCGCATCCTGTGGCTGTGCGGCGAGGAGCCGGGGCGCAACCGGCTCGGCAGGGTCGACACGATGCGCCGCTACGTCTACATCCACGGCACGGGCGACGACCAGCCGATGGGCGTGCCGCTGTCGCACGGCTGCATCCGCATGCGCAACCGGGACGTGATCGAGCTTTACGAACTGGCGGCCGCGGGCACGCCGGTGGAGATCGTGGAATGAACGAGCGGCAGGAAAGCTATCGCATCGAGCTGATGGACTGGCGCGAGGCGGCGCCGCTGGCGATGCCGCTGCGCGAGCGGGTGTTCGTGGCCGAGCAGGGCGTGCCGCCCGAACTGGAGATGGACGAGTTCGACGCTGTCTGCCGGCATGCCGTGGCGCGTACCGCCGCCGGCGAGGCGATCGCCACCGGCCGCCTGCTGCCCGATGGCCACATCGGGCGCATGGCGGTGGATGCGGCGTGGCGCAAACGCGGTGTGGGCGGCGACGTGCTCGAGGCCCTGGTGGCCGAGGCGGCGGCGCTCGGCATGGGCGAGGTGGTGCTCAACGCCCAGGTGCATGCGCTGGCCTTCTACGAGCGCCACGGGTTCGCCGCCGAAGGCGAGGTCTTCATGGAGGCGGGCATCGAGCACCGTGCGATGCGGCGCCGGCTCAGCGCGTGATGGTGAAGCCGTGCAGCACTTCGCTGCGCAGGCCGCCATCGTCCTCCCAGGTCCATTCGCGAAAACGCGTCCGGCCATCGCGGCCGACCAGGATCAGGCTCGAGCAGCGCGTGCCGTAGCCGGGCGCGCGGATGAAGACCGGCGACAGCAGGCGTTCCCATTCGAGGCTGACGCCGGTCCTGGGCAGATCCTCGTCGGCAGCGGCGGTCTCGTCCCGCAGCAGGGCGAGCACGTCGTCGTCGGCGGGAAGCCGCTGCAGCAGCGCAGTCAGGTGCCGGCGCGCATGGGCGAGCTTGGGCCACGGCGTGTCGAGCAGGTGGTTCGACAGGCCGTGGATTCCGGGTTCGAGCAGCGACACCGCGCCGGTCGTGCTTTCGTGGACGCCCAGCGTGAGGCCGTCGCTCACCAGCAGGTTGAAGCCGGCGTAGCGCACGCTGTCGGCGGCGATGGCGTGCAGCGCGGCAAGCGTGTCCTCGCCGGTCTCGAGCGCCTGCCGCACCAGCCTGCCGCGCGAGGGCGCGGCACTGTGGCGCCGGCTGGGATCGCGGTAGTTGGTCAGCGCGGCGAAGCGGCCGTTGCGAGACAACCCCATCCACGTGCCGCCGGCCTCCAGGTCGCGGCCGGCGAGCAGGTCGGTGGCGTCCGGCCACCAGTGGGCGGGAACGGCCGGGCGGTCGAGGTATTCGTCGCGGTTGGCGACCACGACGAGCGGGAATTCGGGATGGACGCGCCAGGCGAAGGCGATCAGGCACACGGGACGAAACGCTCCAGGTGGCGCGTGGTGCCGGGCTCCAGCAGGTCGGCCGCGCGGTGGGCATCGGCTTCGTCCTGCAGGGCCGCGTCGAAGCCGTCCTTGTCGCTCACGCCTTCGTAGATTTCCATCCAGGTGACCGGATCGTCGGCGCGGCGCATGATGCGCCCGACGATGCCGGTACGGCGGGCGAGGGTGGCCTGCATCGCCTGCAGCACGCGGAGTGCGTCGGCGAATCCGGCATCCGGACGCAGCCGGTAGTAGATGTAGTAGCTGGTCAAGCCCGAGGCCCTCCGGCGCAGGATTGAGCGGGTTGCGCTGCGGTACCGCGCGGTGCGGGCGAAGCCCGCCGCACGGTCCGGTGATCTCAGGCCAGCGGATAGGGCATGCCGAGCAGGGTGAGCCGGGCGCCGTCCGGGCTGCCGAGATGAACCTCGCCGGCTTCGGCGCTGCTGGTCTGCAGGACGGCGAGCGCTTCGAAGCCGCCGCCCGGTGCCGGCGCGACGTTGACCAGCTTGCCGGCGGACTGCGCGCCGAAATCCGGCGCGAAGAGATCGGCGTTCGGGGCCGGCGCCGCATCGCCGGGGATGGCGAGCCGGTACATGCGCTTCTTCAGCTTGCCGAGGTACTGCGTGCGGGCGACGATTTCCTGCCCCGGGTAGCAGCCTTTCTGGAAGCTCACGCCGCCGATGAGTTCGTAGTTGAGCATCTGCGCGACGAATTCCTCCTGCGTCGCTGCGGTGACGAGCGGGATGCCGGCGCGGATCATCGCGAGCTGCCAGGCGGCGGTGCCCGCCTTCGCCGCGCCGCCGGCGGCGAGCGCGTCGAACAGGCGCGGCGCCGACCCGGCCGGCGCGGCGACGACGAACATCGCATCGCCGATGCGCATGCAGCGGCTGCCTTCGGCATCGCTCGCCTGCTTCATGGCGGCATCCGGCACGGGCAGCCCCGCGGCGCGGAGGGCGGTGATGGCGCCGGCGCCGGAGACGCCGATCAGCAGCGTGTCGGCGCTGGCGTCGGCCAGCTTCACCTTGCTGCGCAGCACGTACATCGACAGCTTCTTCAGGACGGCGGGGAGGATGTCGGCCGACAGCGCCAGCGCGTGGCCCTCTGCCTCGCTCCACATCAGAAAGCTGGCGATCATGCGGCCCTTGGGCGAGTTGAAGCTGTTCCACGCCGCGTCGTCGGCGGCGAGCCTGAGCACGTCGTTCGAGACCAGGTTGTGCAGGAAGGTGGCGGAATCCGGTCCGGTGGAGCGGATCACGCCCAGGTGCAGCAGCGGCACGGCGATCGTGCCTTCCGCTGCGGCGCGGGCTTCGGTTTCGGCGTCGGCAAAGGCGACGGCGGCGCCGTTCGGTCGGGCGCCCTGCCGGGCGAGGTGGTCGGTCCAGGCGGTCATGGTGGTCGTTGGCATTCTCTGGCTGGGGTAGGCCGAGACCGGTCGGTATCGGCGCTGTTTCACTCGGCGTGGAGCCGGTTCCGGCGATGTCGCCGACCTGCTTGCGCGATGCAGTATTATAGGCCCCCGCCGCAAGGCGACAGTCTTCGCCGCGACGCGCTTCGGCCGCTGCCGCGGCGGACTGCGCTCCGGTCCTGCAGACGATTCCGCATGAAACGCCTTTTCCGCCGCGCCACGTCCTACCTGTTCCTGCTGGCCGCACTTTTCGTCGCACTGGCCAGCGCGGCGCTCTGGTACGCCCATCAGCCCGTGGAACTGCGTGCGCCGGTCGTCGACTTCACCGTGCAGCGCGGCCTGGGCATGAGGCAGGCGGCCAATCACATCGCCGGCGCGGGCGTGGGCGTGAATCCGCGCATGCTGACCTGGCTGGCGCAGCTCACCGGCCGCGCCAACCGGATCAAGGCGGGCAGCTACGAGGTGCATGCCGGAGTGACGCCCTGGCAACTGATCCTGAAGCTCTCCGACGGCGACGTCTCCCAGGCTTCGGTGCTGCTGGTCGAAGGCTGGACCTTCCGCCAGGTACGGCAGGCGCTGGAGACGGCGCCCGAACTCGTGCCCGACACCGCCGGCCTGTCCGACGCCGAGATACTGGGTCGCATCGGTGCGAGGGAGCCCCATCCGGAAGGGCTCTTCTTTCCCGATACCTATCTCTTCGACAAGCGCTCCGGCGCGCTCGCCGTGCTCAAGCGCGCCTACGAGGCGATGCAGCAGCGGCTGGAGCTGGCCTGGGCGGAACGCGACCCGGCGCTGCCGCTGATGAATCCGTACGAGGCCCTGATCCTCGCCTCCATCGTCGAAAAGGAGACCGGCCGGCCCGAGGACAGGGGGCTGGTCGCGTCGGTGTTCGCGAACCGGCTGCGCATCGGCATGCCGCTGCAGACCGATCCCACGGTGATCTACGGCCTCGGTCCGGAGTTCGACGGCAAGCTGCGGCGCAAGGATCTCGACACCGATCATCCCTGGAACACCTACACCCGCTCCGGCCTGCCGCGGACGCCGATCGCAATGCCGGGGCCGGACGCCCTGCGCGCGGCGGTCAGGCCGCAGTCGAGCGACTTCCTGTATTTCGTCGCGCGCGGCGACGGCAGCAGCGAATTCTCGCGCAGCCTCGCCGACCACAACCGCGCGGTGGAGCGCTACATACGCAACGGGAGAACGAATTGACCCACACGGGCCCTGCGGCGCGCGGCCGCTTCATCACTTTCGAGGGCATCGACGGCGCCGGCAAGAGCAGCCAGATCGCTGCCGCCGTCGCCACTTTGCGCGCGCGCGGCATCGAGGTCGCCCCGTCGCGCGAGCCGGGCGGCACGCCGCTGGGCGAACGTCTGCGCGAGTTGCTGCTGCACGAGCCCATGCACATCGAGACCGAGGCGATGCTGATGTTCGCCGCGCGGCGCGAGCATCTGGCCGGCCGCATCCTGCCTGCACTAGAGGCCGGACGCTGGGTGGTCTGCGACCGTTTTTCCGATGCCACCTATGCCTACCAGGTCGGCGGGCGGGGCCTTTCGCGCGACAAGTTCGCCGCCCTGGAAGCCTGGGTGCATCCCGGCTTCCAGCCCGACCTCACGCTGGTGTTCGATCTGCCGCCCGGCGTCGCGGCAGCGCGCATGGCCGCCAGCGGCGCGGACCCCGACCGCTTCGAACGCGAGCAGCGCGATTTCTTCGAGCGCGTGCGGCATGCCTACCTCGAGCGTGCGCGCGGCGCGCCGCAGCGCATCCGTGTGATCGACGCCGACCGCGCGCCCGAACTCATCCGCGCCGAGATCGAACATCTGCTCGCGGAGCGCTTCTTCGCATGATCGCGCCCTGGCTGCAGCAGACCTGGATGCGCCTCGTCGATCTCGGCGAGCGGCTGCCGCATGCGCTGCTTTTCGTCGGGCCGGCCGGGCTGGGCAAGCGCGCACTGGCCGAGGAACTGGCCGCACGGCTGCTGTGCGATGCACCGGCCGCCGGCGGACGGGCCTGCGGGCATTGCGACGCCTGCCAGTGGCGCATGTCAGGCAACCACCCCGACCTGCATCTGGTGATCCCCGCGGCCGATGCGGACGACGGCGAGAGCGCGGAGGGCGAGGGCGCGCGCGAGCCGGCCACCAAGGCCAAGTCGAGCCAGATCGTCATCGAGCAGATCCGCGACCTGCAGTCGGCGCTCAGCGTCACCGGGCACCACAGTGCGCGGCGGGTGGTGGTGATCGACCCGGCGGAGGCGATGAACGTCTTCACCGCCAACGCGCTGCTGAAGCTGCTCGAAGAGCCGCCCGCGGGCTGCGTCTTCCTGCTCGTGTCTTCGGCGCCGCGCCACTTGCTGCCGACCATACGCAGCCGCTGCCAGCAGTGGATGTTCGCCCGGCCGGAGGCGGCGGCGCTGGCGCACTGGCGCGTCCATGCCGGCGACGAAAGCGCTTCGCTGCTCGCGGTGTGCGGCGGCATGCCGCTGGCGGCCGAGCGCCTGGCTGCGGCGGGAGGCGCCGCGCTGCTCGAGCGTTTCGTCCGCGACGTCGGCCAGTTGCAGACCGCCAATGCGCTGCGGCTGGCCGGGCAGTGGGAGGCGTGGCTGAAGGCGAAGGAATCGGCCGCGGCGGGCTTCGGCCTGCCGCAGCTCGTGGACTGGATGCGGCGCTGGGTCTGCGACCTCGCGGCGCTGCGCCTGGGCGGCAGGGTCCGCTTCTTTCCGGCCCAGGAGGGCCTGCTGTCGGCACTGGCCGGCCGCGTCGGCGTGGCCGCGGTGAGCAACTGCTACAATGAGTTCGCCCAGATCGGCCGCGTGGCCCAGCATCCGCTGAATCTTCGCCTCTTCCTGGAGGACATGCTGCTGCGCTACGCCAGGGCGACAGCCGGAGCACGCGAATGAGCACCCCGGCCCGGGCGTCCGAGAGGAGCTTTTTTTCTTCCACGGGCCGGGTGGAGCAGGGGGTTCGCGGCGCACCGCTCCGTGCCAGTGGAACGGGCCGGCCGTACGGGGCCGGCCATTCTTCGCGCAGCGACAGGAGGGGAATCCAGTGAGCGACAAACCCAGGGCCCACGTGGCGCGGCCCACGGTGCTGTCCCTGAACATCAACTCGAAATCCGCGCTCTATGCGGCCTACATGCCGTTCCTGGCCAACGGCGGCATCTTCGTGCCCACCCCGAAGACCTACAACCTGGGCGACGAGGTGTTCATGCTGCTGCAGTTGATGGACGATCCGACCAAGCATCCGATCGCGGGCACGGTGGTCTGGATCACGCCGGTGGGCACGCAGGGCGGCAAGACGCAGGGGATCGGCGTGCATTTCTCGTCGGACGACTCAGGCAAGGTGCTGCGCGGCCGGATCGAACAGGTCCTCGCCGGCCACCTGGGCACGAACCGGCCCACCCATACCCTCTGAAAACCACCGATGTTCATCGATTCGCACTGTCATCTCGATTTTCCCGATCTCGCCGCGCGGGAAGACGAAGTCCTCGCCACGATGGCGGCCAACGGCGTCGGCCAGGCCCTGTGCATCAGCGTCAGGCTGGAGGATTTTCCCCGCGTGCTCGACCTGGCCGAGCGCCATTCCAACCTGTGGGCGACGGTCGGCGTGCATCCGGACAACGCCGACTGCCGCGATCCCGACGTGGCCGAACTCGTCCGGCTGGCGGATCATCCGCGGGTGGTGGGCATCGGCGAGACCGGGCTGGACTACTACTGGAACAAGGACGAGCCCGAATGGCAGCGCGCGCGCTTTCGCACGCACATCCGCGCGGCGCGCGCCTGCGGCAAGCCGCTGGTCGTCCATACCCGCAGTGCCGCCGCCGATACGCTGCGGCTGATGCGCGAGGAAGGCGCGGCGGAGGCGGGCGGCGTGATGCACTGCTTCACCGAGAGCTGGGAGGTTGCCGAGGCGGCGCTGGAACTGGGGTTCTACATCTCGTTTTCGGGCATCGTCACCTTCCGCAACGCGAAAGATCTGAAAGAGGTGGCCAGGCGGGTGCCGCTCGACCGCCTGCTGATCGAGACCGACTCGCCCTATCTCGCCCCGGTGCCGCACCGCGGCAAGACCAACCAGCCCGGCTGGGTCGTGCATGTCGCCGAGGAGATCGCCCGGCTGCGCGATGAACCGCTGGAGCGCATCGAGCGCGCCACGACCGACAACTTCTTCCGACTCTTCCGCCATGCCCAGCCCTGACCGTTCTTTCCGCCTTGCCCTCCGTTCCCTGCTCGCCGCCGCGTCGGCCTTCGTCCTGCTCGGCGCGGGGCCGGCCGGCGCGGGCAGCTACGAGGATGCGCTCAGTTCCGCACGGCTGGGCGATACGTCGCAACTGGTCGGTCTGCTCGGCAAGGGCATAGACCCGGACACGGTGGACGCCCAGGGGAACACGCTGCTGATCCTCGCCGCCCGGGAAGGCCAGCTCGCCACCGTCGAAGCCTTGCTGAAATACCGCGCCAGCGTCGGCACGCGCAACCTGGCCGGGGATTCGGCGCTGATGCTCGCGGTGCTCGCAGGGCATGAGCAGGTTGCCGACGTCCTCATGAAGGCCGGCGCCCCGATCAACCAGGACGGCTGGACGCCGCTGCACTATGCGGCGTTCGAGGGACGCCTGGTCCTGCTGGACAAGCTGCTGGCCGCCGGCGCCGAGGCCAATGCGGCGGCACCCAACAAGTCGACCGCGCTGATGCTGGCGGCGCGCAATGGCCACATCGACGTGGTGCGGCGCCTGCTGAAGCGGCCCGACGTCGATCTGGACATGGTCAACGATGCCGGGCTCACCGCGGACAATTGGGCGCTGCAGAACGCCAACACCGACATCGCAGACCTGATCCGCGCCGAGCGGCGGCGGCGCGGCGGAAAGAATCCGTCCATCACGATCGAGATCGAATAGGGCGCGAACGGCGCGCCCGGGCAGGGCCCGCCTCTCGCAACGGGGGCCGGCCGTGGTTTTGTTGAAAATATAAGAAAACGGTTATAAAGTGATTTTCGTCCCCCGCCTGGATGGCGGGCCGGGCGAACGCTTTCCCGACACAGTAAAACGACAATCACGGAGGAGATGGAGATGGCACACATCGTTGTGGTCGGCGCGGGCATCGGCGGCATGCCTGCGGCGTACGAACTGCGCGCGAGGCTGGGCGCCGCCCATCGCATCACGGTGGTCAATCCGACCGACTACTTCCAGTTCGTGCCGTCCAACCCCTGGGTGGCGGTGGGCTGGCGCAAGCGGGAGGACATCATCGTCCCGGTGCGGCCCCATCTCGAGAAGAAGGGCATCGACTTCATCGCCCAGCGCGCCACCACGCTGGAGCCCGAGCAGAATCGCCTGCAGCTCGCCGATGGGCGCGGGCTCGATTACGACTACCTGGTGCTGACGACCGGCCCCCGGCTCGCGTTCGACGAGGTACCCGGGGCGGGGCCCGAGGGCGGCTACACCCAGTCGATCTGCACGGTCGATCATGCCGAGAAGGCGCGTGCGGCGTACGAGGCGTTCCTGGCCGACCCCGGTCCGGTCGTGGTCGGCGCCATGCCCGGCGCGAGCTGCTTCGGGCCCGCCTACGAGTTCGCCTTCATCCTCGACGCCGACCTGCGCAAGCGCAGGCTCCGCCACAAGGTGCCGATCACCTTCGTGACGAGCGAGCCGTACATCGGCCACCTCGGGCTTGGCGGCGTCGGTGATTCCAAGTCCATGCTCGAGAGCGAACTGAGGAATCGCGACGTCAAGTGGATCACCAATGCGCGCACCTCGCGCGTCGAAGCCGGCAAGCTGGTCACGACCGAACTCGATGCGCTGGGCAATGCCGTGCGCGAGCATGAAGTGCCGTTCCGCTTCGCGATGATGCTGCCCGCCTTCAGGGGCGTGGATGCGGTGGCGGCGGTGGACGGGCTGTGCAATCCGCGCGGTTTCGTGCTTATCGACGAGCACCAGCGCAGCAAGAAGTACCGCAACATCTATTCGGCCGGCGTCTGCGTGGCGATTCCGCCGGTGGAAACCACGCCGGTGGCGACCGGCGCGCCCAAGACCGGCTACATGATCGAGACCATGGTCAGCGCCATCGTCGAGAACATCACGGCGGACATCGAAGGCCGCCAGGCCAGCGCCAAGGCGACGTGGAACGCGATCTGCCTGGCCGACATGGGCGACACCGGCGCCGCCTTCGTGGCCCTGCCGCAGATTCCGCCGCGCAACGTTAACTGGTTCAGGAAGGGCAAGTGGGTTCACGTGGCGAAGATCGCCTTCGAGAAATACTTCCTGCACAAGATGAAGGCCGGCTCGACCGAGCCGGTGTATGAGAAGTACGTGCTGAAGGCTCTGGGCATCCTGCGCCTCGAGCGCGACTGAGAGAAGCTGCCGCGCGTGCGGCGCTCAGTCCTCGACGTGGCGCAGGGACAGGTCGAGCGCCTTCACGTCCTTGGTGAGGCTGCCGATCGAGATGCGGTCCACCCCCGTCTCGGCGATCGAACGGACCTTTTCCAGGCTGACGCCGCCCGAGGCTTCGAGCTCGGCGCGGCCGTCGGCGATGCGCACGGCTTCGCGCATCTGGTCCGGATCCATGTTGTCGAGCAGGATCATCCTGACGCCGGCATCGAGCGCTTCCCGAAGCTGGTCGAGGCTTTCGACCTCGACCTCGATGAAGACGCCGGATGGCGCGAAGGTGCGCGCCTCGTTGACGACCTGGCGAATGCCGCCGGCGGCGATGATGTGGTTTTCCTTGATCAGGATGCCGTCGTACAGCCCGACCCGGTGATTGGTGCCGCCCCCCACGGTGACCGCGTACTTCTGCGCCAGGCGCAGGCCGGGCAGCGTCTTGCGGGTGTCGACGATCTTCGCGCGCGTGCCCGCGACGGCGTCGACGAAGCGGCGGGTGACGGTCGCCGTGCCCGACAGCAACTGCAGGAAATTCAACGCGGTGCGTTCGGCGGTGAGCAGCGTGCGCGCCCCGGCGACGATGTCGCACAGCACCTGGTTGGGCTTGGCGAGGTCGCCGTCCTGCACATGCCACACCACCATTGCGCTCGGGCTGAGCGCGGCGAAGGTGGCGTCGAACCAGGCGGTGCCGCAGATCACCGCCTCCTCGCGGGTGATCACCCGGCCGCGGGCATCGGTGCCGGCAGGGATCAGCAAGGCCGTCAGATCCCCGGTGCCGACGTCTTCCGCCAGGGAGGTGGCCACGTTGCGCTGGATTTCGACGCGAAGCTGATCGGAGATCATGGCGGGAGTCGCTGTGGTTGAAGTGGGCGCGATTCTAGCACCGCGGTCCCGGCACGGCCGACGTGCCGGCGGCCATCCCCGCTAGGGGGTGTGCCGCGCCTGGGCCAGCCAGCCGTTGAACAGGCGCCGCGCCGCGCCGATCAACTCGCCGGCGGTGAGGCCGATCGGGCCGACGCCTTCGCGCGCCAGCATGTCCGCGGCCGCGCCATGGAGGTGGACGGCGGCGATCAGCGCCGGTTCGGCGGCCCAGCCCTGGGCGAGCAGGCTGGCGACGAGGCCGGTCAGCACGTCGCCCATGCCGGCACTCGCCATGCCGGGGTGGCCGGTGCCGTTGATGTACCAGTGGCCGTCCGGCGTCGCGATCAGGCTCCCGCAGCCCTTGAGCACGGTGCAGGCGCGGAAGCGGGAAGCGAGCGCCAGCGCGGCGCTCAGGCGGTCCCCCTGCACTTCCGGACTGCTGCAGCCCAGCAGGCGAGCCGCCTCCGCCGGGTGCGGCGTCAGAACGGTCGGCGATCGGCGTGCCGCCACCGCGCCGTGCAGGGCTGGATCGGCGGCAAGCAGATTCAGTGCGTCGGCATCGAGCACCAGCGCGTGGTCGCCGGCGATCGCGCTCACCAGCTCGGCCTGCGCTTCGGCACGCTGGCCCAGGCCGGGCCCCAGCGCGAGCACGGTGAGCTGGCGCGGCAGCGCCGGTGCGTTGCGCAGCATCAGTTCGGGGTAGGCATGGTCGACCGCCGGTGCCTTCGGGTCCAGCAGGCCGACATAGACGCGGCCGGCTCCGAGCCAGAGCGCCGCGCGGCCGGCGAGCAGCGCCGCGCCGGCCATGCCGGCATCCCCGCCGAGGATGCCCACGTCGCCGTGGCGGCCCTTGTGGGTATTGCGGGGGCGCGGGACGAGGCAGGTTTCGAACAGCGCCGGCGTGATCGCGTGGCCCATCGGCACAAGGCAGGCGGGGCAGTCGATGTCGAGCCGCTGCACCGATATCTCGCCGCAGTAGTCCGGGCCGTCGTTGGTCAGGAGGCCCGGCTTGAGCGCGATGAAGGTCGTGGTATGGGTGGCCCGGAAACAGGGCCCCAGCGGGCGGCCGGTGTCCGCATCCAGTCCGCTGGGCACGTCCAGCGCCATGCGCGGGGCGGGCTGCGCATTCAGCGTGGCGATCCAGTCGGCGAAGCGCCCGTCGATCTTCCTTTTCAGGCCGATGCCGAAGAGGGCGTCGACGACCAGCGCCCATCCTTGCGAGGGGGCCGACGGCAGGTCGGAGGCGATCGTGCCGCCGGCGTGCAGAAAGTCGGCGTGGGCCTTGCCCGCATCGCTGGGCAGGGCGGCGGGATCGTCGGCGAATGCGACGATGACCTCGCGCCCGGCCTGATGCAACTGACGTGCCATGACGAAGCCGTCGCCGCCGTTGTTGCCGGGGCCGCAGGCAAACAGGATGGGCCCCGGACGGTCCATGATCAGCCGCACCGCATCCTCGGCCGCCGCGCGTCCCGCACGTTCCATGAGCGGCGGCTTGGCGGAGGGGATGAGTTGGTGCTCGATCTCCCGGATGCCGGCAACGGGGTAGATGGGCTGGGCGGGCGAAAACATGGGCGGTCTCCGGCGACGAAGACCCGATTTTACGGCCGGATCGGCGGCCGGCCGTCATCCGCCCTCAGTTTTCCAGCGAGTTGCGCCGCTTTTCGACCCGTGTCTCATGCACCAGTTCGCGGCGGCCGGTCTCGTCGACGGTCTCGAGGCGCACGGTGAATCCCCACAGCCGGGCGATGTGCTTCATGACCTCTTCGGTGGTGTCGCCCAGGGGGCGGCGCTGGTGCTGCTGGTGGCGCAGGGTGAGCGAGCGGTCGCCGCGCAGGTCGACGTTCCAGACCTGGATGTTGGGCTCGCGGTTGCCCAGGTTGTACTGCTCGGAGAGGATCTGGCGCACGCGCTGGAAGCCCGGGTCGTCGTGGATGGCCGACACCTTGAGCTTGTCTTCGCGGTCGTCGTCGAGCACGGCGAAGAAGCGGAAATCGCGCATGACCCTGGGCGACAGGTACTGGGCGATGAAGCTCTCGTCCTTGAAGTTGCGCATGGCGAAATCGAAGGTCTCGCGCCAGTCGGAGCCGGCGATCTCGGGGAACCAGCGGCGGTCCTCGTCGTCGGGGTCCTCGCAGATGCGGCGGATGTCGCGCCACATGGCAAAGCCCAGCGCGTAGGGGTTGATGCCGCTGTACCAGCGGCTGTTGTAGGGGGGCTGGGCGACGACGTTGGTGTGCGACTGCAGGAACTCGAGCATGAAGCTGTCGGCCAGCAGTCCTTCGTCGTACAGGGTGTTGAGCAAGGTGTAATGCCAGAAGGTGGCCCAGCCTTCGTTCATGACCTGGGTCTGGCGCTGGG
This DNA window, taken from Thauera sp. K11, encodes the following:
- the holB gene encoding DNA polymerase III subunit delta'; its protein translation is MIAPWLQQTWMRLVDLGERLPHALLFVGPAGLGKRALAEELAARLLCDAPAAGGRACGHCDACQWRMSGNHPDLHLVIPAADADDGESAEGEGAREPATKAKSSQIVIEQIRDLQSALSVTGHHSARRVVVIDPAEAMNVFTANALLKLLEEPPAGCVFLLVSSAPRHLLPTIRSRCQQWMFARPEAAALAHWRVHAGDESASLLAVCGGMPLAAERLAAAGGAALLERFVRDVGQLQTANALRLAGQWEAWLKAKESAAAGFGLPQLVDWMRRWVCDLAALRLGGRVRFFPAQEGLLSALAGRVGVAAVSNCYNEFAQIGRVAQHPLNLRLFLEDMLLRYARATAGARE
- a CDS encoding PilZ domain-containing protein; this translates as MSDKPRAHVARPTVLSLNINSKSALYAAYMPFLANGGIFVPTPKTYNLGDEVFMLLQLMDDPTKHPIAGTVVWITPVGTQGGKTQGIGVHFSSDDSGKVLRGRIEQVLAGHLGTNRPTHTL
- a CDS encoding TatD family hydrolase; amino-acid sequence: MFIDSHCHLDFPDLAAREDEVLATMAANGVGQALCISVRLEDFPRVLDLAERHSNLWATVGVHPDNADCRDPDVAELVRLADHPRVVGIGETGLDYYWNKDEPEWQRARFRTHIRAARACGKPLVVHTRSAAADTLRLMREEGAAEAGGVMHCFTESWEVAEAALELGFYISFSGIVTFRNAKDLKEVARRVPLDRLLIETDSPYLAPVPHRGKTNQPGWVVHVAEEIARLRDEPLERIERATTDNFFRLFRHAQP
- a CDS encoding ankyrin repeat domain-containing protein, whose amino-acid sequence is MPSPDRSFRLALRSLLAAASAFVLLGAGPAGAGSYEDALSSARLGDTSQLVGLLGKGIDPDTVDAQGNTLLILAAREGQLATVEALLKYRASVGTRNLAGDSALMLAVLAGHEQVADVLMKAGAPINQDGWTPLHYAAFEGRLVLLDKLLAAGAEANAAAPNKSTALMLAARNGHIDVVRRLLKRPDVDLDMVNDAGLTADNWALQNANTDIADLIRAERRRRGGKNPSITIEIE
- a CDS encoding NAD(P)/FAD-dependent oxidoreductase, with protein sequence MAHIVVVGAGIGGMPAAYELRARLGAAHRITVVNPTDYFQFVPSNPWVAVGWRKREDIIVPVRPHLEKKGIDFIAQRATTLEPEQNRLQLADGRGLDYDYLVLTTGPRLAFDEVPGAGPEGGYTQSICTVDHAEKARAAYEAFLADPGPVVVGAMPGASCFGPAYEFAFILDADLRKRRLRHKVPITFVTSEPYIGHLGLGGVGDSKSMLESELRNRDVKWITNARTSRVEAGKLVTTELDALGNAVREHEVPFRFAMMLPAFRGVDAVAAVDGLCNPRGFVLIDEHQRSKKYRNIYSAGVCVAIPPVETTPVATGAPKTGYMIETMVSAIVENITADIEGRQASAKATWNAICLADMGDTGAAFVALPQIPPRNVNWFRKGKWVHVAKIAFEKYFLHKMKAGSTEPVYEKYVLKALGILRLERD
- the nadC gene encoding carboxylating nicotinate-nucleotide diphosphorylase, whose translation is MISDQLRVEIQRNVATSLAEDVGTGDLTALLIPAGTDARGRVITREEAVICGTAWFDATFAALSPSAMVVWHVQDGDLAKPNQVLCDIVAGARTLLTAERTALNFLQLLSGTATVTRRFVDAVAGTRAKIVDTRKTLPGLRLAQKYAVTVGGGTNHRVGLYDGILIKENHIIAAGGIRQVVNEARTFAPSGVFIEVEVESLDQLREALDAGVRMILLDNMDPDQMREAVRIADGRAELEASGGVSLEKVRSIAETGVDRISIGSLTKDVKALDLSLRHVED